Genomic segment of Steroidobacter denitrificans:
CGCCAATCCAGTTGTCAGGATTGACTACTTCAGCGGCGGGGAACTGATCAAGGGTACGCATGGCACAATCCTCCAGGCGACAGATTTCACCTCGGTCGCGGAGGGTGTCCACCAGCGGCGGCATGCGGCTGGCTGTTAAGCGTTTTAGTTACTTTACGCGAGAGTTATTTTGGTTCACAAGCCATGGTCAACACGACCGCGCCTGTGGGCCGGAACGGAAGCCAGTTCAGCGATCTGCTGCTGCTCGGCCTTGGTCGTCTTGGAATTGCTCATATCAACACCTCACTTGAGAATACCGGGAGGTGTTACCTCAGACCCGGCTGTGAGGGTGACCAGCGCAGAATGCGCCGTCAGAATGTTCATCGTCGGCGGAATAGGTCCGCGTGTCAAGCAGTCTTGGACGGAAACAGGGACACAACCTTCGGCTCATCTGCAACGGCGGCCTCTCGGGAAATCCAGTCGGCCACTTTCTGCACGGCTGCCACCAGGAAGGCCCGATTGTTGGCGTAGTGGGCACCGTGGACGTTGCCCTTCGACGAGTGGTTGAGCATCATTTCCCGCGTGTACGGGTCCACGCCCGCTTCCGTGGCGATGTCCTCATGCGTCCGGCGCAGTGCGTGGAAGTGAACGTGGTCGCCAGCAATCGCGGACAGCTCGGCAAATTGCTTCGCCGCGTTCTGGACAACGGGAACCTTCTTGCCGATGCTGGCGAAAACATAGTCCGACGCACCGCGCCGTTCTTGGCGTGCTTTGAGCAGGTCGTGGAGGACCGTGCTCATCGGTAGCACGAAATCGCGGTTGGTTCTGCGTCCGGTCTTGATGTTCTCTTTGCGGAACGTCACCTTGCGATTCTCAAAGTCACAGTCGCGCCATTCGATCTTGGACGCCTCGCCGCGCCGCGTGCCGGTGAGCAGCATGAAGCGGATCAGGTCAGCCGTTGTGCGCTGCTTCTCCACCGTGGCCGCCGTACCCATTGCCAGAAGAGCGTTCCAGCACGCGCCGATCCTGGGCAGGGGAATTCGCGTGTCACGTTCCTGGCCCTGGTGCTTCAAGCCTTTGGACAACTCCCACATGCGGGCGACTGGATTGGAGGCTAGGATAGTCGGGTTGCCTTCTTCGTCTTCATGCGCTCGGCGTGCATGGTTAAGCACGGCTCGCAGGTAGTCCATTTGCAGGGTGGCCTCACCGGGGGAGCCCCGATCCACGATCGAGCGATACTTCTTCAAAATTTTATCGCGGGTAAGATCCTTGGCGGGCTGGTCCATCCACTCCGGCCAGTTGCGGTTGAACCCACTGCGGTAGCTTTTCTTCGTGGATTCCGCATTGCCGCTGACGGTGAGGTAGGCTTCCATGCACTCGCGCAGCGTGGTGGCCGACGCCAGCGCTTTGGCCTCGGCAGCTTTTTCGACCCGCAGT
This window contains:
- a CDS encoding tyrosine-type recombinase/integrase, whose protein sequence is MAITNAQCEKFKCGKYATGKNAGLVKEQDILWDKGDGAVKGLGMRLSSATGVRTFVLRYRVKNGKEIVQTIGRMSDGWRLNHESPDWDARQKARDLIRLMRQGVNPVEQLAERLRVEKAAEAKALASATTLRECMEAYLTVSGNAESTKKSYRSGFNRNWPEWMDQPAKDLTRDKILKKYRSIVDRGSPGEATLQMDYLRAVLNHARRAHEDEEGNPTILASNPVARMWELSKGLKHQGQERDTRIPLPRIGACWNALLAMGTAATVEKQRTTADLIRFMLLTGTRRGEASKIEWRDCDFENRKVTFRKENIKTGRRTNRDFVLPMSTVLHDLLKARQERRGASDYVFASIGKKVPVVQNAAKQFAELSAIAGDHVHFHALRRTHEDIATEAGVDPYTREMMLNHSSKGNVHGAHYANNRAFLVAAVQKVADWISREAAVADEPKVVSLFPSKTA